The following coding sequences are from one Paenibacillus tundrae window:
- a CDS encoding DUF4304 domain-containing protein has protein sequence MQKLFQEMIKNDIKPYFTKQGYSKQDLNFQKTDETLVYKFNIQKVKFNTVHRVGFYINISVHSTELAELQSGQPGANVVENKAHFICRIRELVPSAPDDYVLTAEIDPELLKRELLAHLEEAMTFLYTLTSARDIVEYYMAKTALHLSDETFRFLLQTGDTEEARHYLQQLHTKYGDQKRWAIFDKKFTAIFAEYGMKL, from the coding sequence ATGCAAAAGCTTTTTCAGGAAATGATTAAAAATGATATCAAACCCTATTTTACGAAACAGGGGTACTCCAAGCAGGATCTAAACTTTCAAAAAACGGATGAAACATTGGTTTACAAGTTCAACATTCAAAAAGTAAAGTTCAATACGGTTCATCGTGTCGGTTTCTATATCAATATTAGTGTCCATTCCACTGAGTTGGCCGAATTGCAATCCGGACAGCCGGGGGCAAACGTTGTGGAGAATAAAGCTCATTTTATCTGCCGAATTAGAGAATTGGTTCCATCCGCTCCAGATGATTATGTCCTAACAGCCGAGATTGACCCAGAGTTATTAAAGAGAGAGCTGTTGGCGCATTTAGAAGAAGCGATGACATTCCTGTACACCCTAACAAGCGCCAGAGATATAGTAGAGTATTATATGGCTAAGACAGCACTACATTTAAGCGACGAAACCTTCCGCTTTCTATTGCAAACCGGCGATACGGAAGAGGCCAGACATTATTTGCAGCAGCTCCATACCAAGTATGGAGACCAAAAGCGCTGGGCGATATTTGATAAGAAATTTACAGCTATTTTTGCCGAGTACGGAATGAAGCTGTAA
- a CDS encoding ROK family protein, whose translation MLPTSHNTQQVKRINVELVKNTLRTIGVGTKASIANLTKLSVATCGTILNELLQTGEIVDLGPDESSGGRPASRYQFNADYASVLCLIIRTEGGIHSITHTHSNLNGEWSDEQTLMLDEINVTVVEDLIAKLIEQHHNVQAIGIGIPGVAHNGVIGLCDVPELMFQPLGQRLKEQYEDVEVVIGNDMNLTVYGLYNQQQFEEEKNFAVVTFPENHFPGAGFIIDGRPLTGNTDFGGEVSFLPFGVSREEQLRMLKTTDGVKELVIRTLVSIIAIINPATIVVTGDTMNPAMLDDLTQGCLDHLIPQEHMPELIIQQDTRHAYVTGLVAVTLESLTYRIQVIEKQW comes from the coding sequence ATGTTACCAACATCACACAACACCCAACAGGTGAAGCGAATTAACGTTGAACTCGTGAAGAATACGCTCAGAACGATCGGTGTGGGTACGAAGGCTTCCATCGCGAATTTAACGAAACTCAGCGTGGCGACATGCGGCACGATCCTGAATGAGTTGCTTCAGACAGGTGAGATCGTGGATCTGGGTCCGGATGAATCAAGCGGGGGAAGACCAGCAAGTCGGTATCAATTTAATGCTGATTATGCGAGTGTGCTATGCCTCATTATTCGAACGGAAGGCGGTATCCATTCGATTACACATACGCATTCGAACCTGAACGGAGAGTGGTCAGATGAGCAGACGCTCATGCTGGATGAGATCAATGTGACGGTGGTTGAGGATCTGATTGCAAAGCTGATTGAACAGCACCACAACGTACAGGCGATTGGTATTGGTATACCCGGTGTGGCACACAACGGCGTGATTGGTCTCTGTGATGTACCGGAGCTAATGTTTCAACCGCTGGGTCAGAGACTCAAGGAGCAATATGAAGATGTAGAAGTGGTCATTGGCAACGACATGAACTTGACGGTGTACGGGCTCTATAACCAGCAACAATTTGAGGAAGAGAAGAATTTTGCGGTTGTGACGTTTCCAGAGAATCATTTTCCGGGTGCGGGTTTTATCATTGACGGTCGTCCACTGACGGGGAACACAGACTTTGGGGGTGAGGTGTCCTTCCTGCCTTTTGGTGTGTCCCGAGAAGAACAGTTGCGCATGTTGAAAACAACCGATGGGGTGAAGGAACTGGTAATCCGCACGTTAGTTTCCATTATTGCGATCATCAACCCTGCCACGATTGTGGTCACAGGAGACACGATGAACCCAGCGATGCTGGATGACCTCACACAAGGTTGTCTGGATCACTTGATTCCGCAGGAGCACATGCCCGAGCTGATCATCCAGCAAGATACGCGGCATGCATATGTTACTGGACTGGTGGCTGTGACGCTTGAGAGCTTAACCTACCGCATTCAGGTTATTGAGAAGCAGTGGTAG
- a CDS encoding ABC transporter ATP-binding protein, whose protein sequence is MSIIDVSGITKVYRQYKRFPGLIGSLRSLVTRQYTEEVAVRNISFSIEEGEAVGYLGPNGAGKSTMIKMMTGILVPTSGQLSVLGSIPHENRQHNSQHIGVVFGQRSQLWWDLPVQDSFDLHKYIYKLSDDTYHRNFTMYSELLSLSSFVGKPVRQLSLGQRMRVEIAMALLHDPKILFLDEPTIGLDVMAKEQIREFLRMINKEKKVSIVLTTHDMKDIEEICHRMIVVNKGNMVYDGSVEQLRRTLGDQRQVIIDFREESGAIDIPGMQLIKNEGLRKTYLFEKSDRTVFDCVNQIAREHAIEDASIESVDIDSVIRKLYKKLEEEDRANAHERRA, encoded by the coding sequence ATGAGCATTATTGATGTAAGCGGTATCACTAAAGTGTATCGGCAATACAAGCGATTCCCGGGACTGATCGGTTCCTTGAGAAGCTTAGTCACGAGGCAGTATACGGAAGAGGTAGCTGTACGCAATATCTCATTTTCAATCGAGGAAGGAGAAGCAGTAGGATATCTAGGGCCAAACGGTGCGGGGAAATCGACGATGATCAAGATGATGACGGGTATATTGGTTCCGACCTCAGGACAATTGAGCGTGCTGGGTTCGATCCCGCATGAGAATAGACAACATAATTCACAGCATATCGGTGTTGTGTTTGGACAACGAAGCCAGTTGTGGTGGGATCTTCCCGTTCAGGATTCCTTCGATCTTCATAAATACATATACAAGCTATCAGACGATACGTATCACCGAAATTTCACTATGTATTCCGAGCTTCTATCGTTATCGTCATTTGTCGGGAAGCCAGTCCGGCAGTTAAGTTTGGGGCAGAGAATGCGGGTAGAGATCGCAATGGCTCTATTACATGATCCTAAAATTTTATTCTTGGACGAACCGACAATAGGTCTAGATGTCATGGCCAAAGAACAGATCCGAGAGTTTCTAAGAATGATTAATAAGGAGAAAAAGGTCTCCATCGTACTGACGACGCATGACATGAAGGATATTGAAGAGATCTGTCACCGAATGATCGTTGTGAACAAAGGTAATATGGTGTACGACGGATCTGTGGAACAATTACGCAGAACGCTTGGTGATCAGCGTCAGGTAATCATTGATTTCCGGGAAGAGTCTGGAGCAATTGATATCCCGGGCATGCAATTAATAAAGAACGAGGGATTACGGAAAACGTATTTGTTTGAAAAAAGCGACAGAACCGTATTTGATTGCGTGAATCAGATTGCACGTGAACATGCCATTGAAGATGCCTCGATTGAAAGCGTTGATATCGATTCAGTCATTCGAAAGCTGTATAAAAAGCTGGAGGAAGAAGATCGAGCGAATGCGCATGAGAGGAGAGCCTAA
- a CDS encoding amidohydrolase family protein, with translation MNTAYAIKNINLIHGDANRNLQKNMTLLVNEQGLIQDIGQDHELHIPSHYNTMDLSGKYVMPGLINAHVHLFADGKPFSLSVSEGMLQFAYDRILNTTFGRRMLKKRMKRNALTALHAGVTTMRSVGEFFYTDVQLRDEINNGEFVGPNLLVSGFFLSVTGGHGAPYLALVGDSPWEARRNVRINVKHGVDLIKICVTGGVTDAKMVGEAGRLQMTVEEVAAICDEAHKIGMRVAAHVESTEGVRVALQGGVDTIEHGAEMDDEIIRLYQNNPNALHGYTALIPTLQAGYPSASLDTNVTQVSQTVKENSRLIYDSMLQSMRQAVENNITVGIGTDAAMPFVTHYDMWREMDHYMRRTNLSNKHVIEMVTRTNAKILGIDKVTGTLDIGKQADLIVLEQSPLEQIEALSDISMVMVKGNLIDKPSVTRIPEVDAVLDSVWLN, from the coding sequence ATGAACACCGCTTATGCAATAAAAAACATTAATCTAATTCACGGAGATGCGAACCGTAATCTGCAAAAAAATATGACCCTTCTCGTCAATGAGCAAGGACTAATTCAGGATATCGGTCAAGATCATGAGCTACATATCCCAAGCCACTACAATACAATGGATCTCTCTGGAAAATATGTGATGCCAGGGCTCATTAACGCACATGTGCACCTGTTTGCTGATGGGAAACCGTTCAGTCTCTCGGTTAGTGAGGGTATGCTGCAGTTTGCCTATGATCGGATATTGAATACGACATTCGGTAGACGTATGTTGAAAAAACGAATGAAACGCAACGCGCTCACCGCACTTCATGCGGGGGTAACGACAATGCGCAGTGTGGGAGAATTCTTTTACACCGATGTTCAACTTCGGGATGAGATTAATAACGGTGAATTTGTAGGCCCTAACCTACTTGTCTCGGGGTTCTTCTTAAGTGTGACGGGCGGGCATGGTGCTCCTTACCTGGCACTGGTGGGCGACTCGCCTTGGGAGGCACGGAGAAATGTACGAATCAATGTGAAGCACGGCGTCGATCTGATCAAAATCTGCGTCACAGGTGGTGTGACAGATGCCAAGATGGTTGGGGAGGCTGGTCGCCTACAGATGACGGTCGAGGAAGTTGCAGCGATCTGCGATGAAGCACATAAGATTGGTATGCGGGTAGCAGCCCATGTGGAAAGCACGGAAGGTGTTCGAGTTGCGCTACAAGGTGGCGTCGATACGATTGAGCATGGTGCAGAGATGGACGACGAGATTATTCGTTTGTATCAAAATAACCCCAATGCCCTGCATGGTTACACCGCTCTGATTCCAACTTTGCAAGCCGGTTACCCCTCCGCTTCATTGGATACAAATGTGACCCAGGTTAGTCAAACGGTGAAGGAGAATTCCAGATTGATCTATGATTCTATGCTCCAAAGTATGAGACAAGCAGTTGAGAACAATATCACGGTTGGGATTGGTACGGATGCCGCTATGCCTTTCGTGACTCATTATGATATGTGGAGAGAGATGGATCATTATATGAGACGAACCAACCTGAGCAACAAGCACGTTATTGAAATGGTAACCCGTACAAATGCGAAAATCCTAGGCATTGACAAGGTCACAGGTACACTGGACATTGGCAAACAGGCTGATCTGATTGTGCTCGAACAGAGTCCGTTAGAGCAGATTGAAGCCTTGTCAGACATCTCGATGGTTATGGTCAAAGGTAATCTCATTGATAAGCCATCCGTCACTAGAATTCCAGAAGTTGACGCTGTTCTAGATTCTGTTTGGCTAAATTAG
- the pstB gene encoding phosphate ABC transporter ATP-binding protein PstB — protein MQPIIEINKLNLYYGTFQALKEVSMNISERAITAFIGPSGCGKSTLLRTLNRMNDRIPGTRIEGKVAVGGADIYHGEVHVESLRQKIGMVFQQPNPFPKSIYENVAFGPKQHGIHGKKKLDEIVEQSLRAAVLWDEVKDNLKRSALSLSGGQQQRLCIARALAVEPDILLMDEATASLDPVSTFKIEELTHELKERYTIVMVTHNMQQAARVSQQTVFFLNGEVVEYGATQDLFATPVDSRTQDYISGRFG, from the coding sequence GTGCAACCTATTATTGAAATTAATAAGCTGAATTTATATTATGGTACATTCCAAGCGCTTAAAGAGGTCTCGATGAATATCTCGGAACGAGCCATTACTGCCTTTATCGGGCCGTCTGGATGTGGGAAGTCCACGCTGCTACGCACGCTTAATCGGATGAATGATCGCATTCCCGGCACACGCATTGAGGGTAAAGTGGCCGTAGGAGGAGCTGACATCTATCATGGTGAAGTGCATGTGGAATCTCTTCGCCAAAAAATCGGAATGGTCTTCCAGCAGCCTAATCCTTTCCCCAAATCCATCTACGAGAACGTAGCCTTTGGGCCCAAACAACATGGGATTCATGGGAAGAAAAAGCTAGATGAGATCGTTGAACAGAGCCTTCGTGCGGCTGTGTTATGGGATGAAGTGAAGGATAACTTGAAGCGTTCCGCATTAAGTCTATCTGGAGGACAGCAGCAGCGTCTCTGTATTGCACGCGCACTAGCAGTAGAGCCGGATATTCTACTGATGGATGAGGCTACAGCATCCCTTGATCCCGTCTCAACCTTCAAGATTGAGGAGCTCACACATGAGTTGAAGGAACGCTACACCATCGTGATGGTCACCCACAATATGCAGCAAGCGGCGCGGGTATCCCAGCAGACCGTGTTTTTCCTCAATGGTGAGGTCGTGGAGTACGGCGCAACCCAAGATCTATTCGCAACTCCCGTCGATTCGCGCACACAGGATTATATTAGTGGCCGATTCGGCTGA
- a CDS encoding type II toxin-antitoxin system PemK/MazF family toxin has product MKIPKRGDLIWLDFDPQAGHEQAGRRSAVVLSEQDFNEITGFAVVCPITSQSKDYPFEVALPAELPFSGVVLTDQLKSLDVRQRRITIEGHAEPNSEFMQSILRNVRSILA; this is encoded by the coding sequence TTGAAAATTCCTAAACGCGGTGATCTGATTTGGCTTGATTTTGATCCGCAAGCTGGCCATGAACAGGCAGGAAGACGTTCAGCCGTTGTTTTATCGGAACAAGATTTCAATGAAATAACAGGTTTTGCTGTTGTATGTCCTATTACAAGCCAATCTAAGGATTACCCCTTTGAAGTGGCTTTGCCTGCAGAACTTCCTTTTTCAGGGGTTGTCCTGACAGATCAGTTGAAGAGCCTTGATGTAAGGCAGCGACGAATAACAATCGAAGGCCATGCTGAACCAAACTCTGAGTTCATGCAATCGATTTTACGCAATGTTCGTTCCATCCTAGCATAA
- a CDS encoding ABC transporter permease, giving the protein MTFKLFGKLVYLLTKERMEYRGDFLLAVIAQIINYTGDYIIIWLFLRKFDTLAGWTWPEIALLYSLGLFTYALGASFSFVQMRELESQVKNGTFDSILVKPVNPYLYLVCRGFNLGYLAHVAISGSVLLWALFKLDLSLSWVEVVYLILCIIGGAMIQAGFMSVIGAVSFVWVKTNFLFTLFFKFKEFVSYPLPVFGTFIQVLLTFVIPFAFINFYPAAFLLTKETALLSSWTMWLVPVMGPLCYFLGYRIWMSSVNRYQGAGG; this is encoded by the coding sequence ATGACTTTCAAATTGTTCGGGAAATTAGTCTATTTGTTAACCAAAGAACGAATGGAATATCGCGGGGATTTCTTGCTTGCCGTGATTGCACAAATCATCAACTATACTGGCGACTATATTATTATTTGGCTGTTCTTACGTAAATTCGATACATTGGCAGGCTGGACCTGGCCAGAAATTGCGCTCTTATATAGTCTGGGGCTGTTCACGTACGCACTTGGAGCGTCGTTTTCATTTGTACAAATGCGTGAATTGGAGAGTCAGGTGAAGAATGGGACGTTTGATTCGATCCTGGTTAAACCCGTGAATCCGTATCTTTACTTAGTATGTAGGGGATTTAACCTGGGCTACCTTGCGCATGTGGCGATATCAGGGTCTGTGCTGCTGTGGGCGTTGTTTAAGTTAGACCTGAGTCTGAGCTGGGTGGAAGTGGTGTACCTGATCCTCTGTATTATTGGCGGTGCCATGATTCAGGCGGGATTCATGTCCGTGATCGGGGCTGTATCCTTTGTATGGGTCAAAACAAACTTCCTGTTCACCTTATTTTTCAAATTTAAGGAGTTCGTATCATACCCACTTCCGGTATTCGGTACCTTTATCCAGGTGCTGTTAACGTTTGTCATTCCCTTTGCATTTATCAATTTCTATCCGGCTGCATTTCTGCTAACAAAGGAAACCGCGCTTCTATCGTCGTGGACGATGTGGCTAGTACCTGTCATGGGTCCGCTATGTTATTTCCTTGGTTATCGGATATGGATGTCGAGTGTGAATAGGTATCAAGGTGCGGGTGGGTAG
- a CDS encoding ABC transporter permease yields the protein MKTYIMFGVKTFSNQLSYRSEVWLRLLGNFVAILILTEIWKAVLGNGTIEGIGVEQMITYSIINTLLAALLLTGISSKVDNSLKTGSIASELIKPMSYPLHLLSEGLGNSLYQLLFTSIPSLLIAWVFFGFLPPASVTHLLLFLIALLLALAISFLLGYLISLLAFWLMNHFALNWMLGGLITIFSGSFLPLWFFPDSWVTVTKTLPFLYLGYLPAAVYLGAIPLQEIATLILTGMAWIAGLTLLVCWLWNRAIKRLVVQGG from the coding sequence TTGAAAACGTACATTATGTTCGGGGTAAAAACATTCTCCAATCAACTTTCGTATCGTTCTGAAGTATGGCTAAGATTGTTAGGGAATTTCGTTGCTATTCTGATTCTGACTGAAATATGGAAGGCTGTATTAGGGAATGGGACGATTGAAGGCATCGGTGTAGAGCAGATGATTACATATAGCATTATCAACACACTTCTGGCTGCCTTACTTCTTACTGGAATTAGTTCCAAGGTAGATAACAGTCTCAAAACAGGCTCCATAGCTTCTGAACTTATCAAACCGATGTCTTATCCGCTTCACCTATTATCAGAAGGACTAGGGAATTCGTTGTACCAGTTGCTTTTCACCTCCATTCCTTCATTACTCATTGCATGGGTGTTTTTTGGTTTTCTTCCGCCAGCTTCTGTGACCCATCTGTTATTATTCTTGATTGCGCTGCTCTTGGCCTTGGCGATCTCTTTCTTGCTAGGGTATCTCATATCCTTACTGGCATTCTGGCTAATGAATCATTTTGCTCTGAATTGGATGTTGGGCGGTCTCATTACCATCTTCTCGGGCTCTTTTTTACCCTTGTGGTTCTTTCCTGATTCTTGGGTGACCGTTACCAAAACTTTACCCTTCTTATATCTAGGATATCTTCCTGCTGCGGTTTATTTGGGAGCGATCCCACTTCAAGAAATAGCGACGTTGATTCTCACAGGTATGGCATGGATTGCCGGACTCACACTCCTCGTGTGCTGGTTATGGAATAGAGCGATCAAACGTCTGGTTGTACAAGGTGGATAA
- a CDS encoding helix-turn-helix domain-containing protein, whose amino-acid sequence MAKKVVVNIHKLTEKHNISLRELARLSDIRHAALSELQSGKRENINFAHIERIAEALGIDDIREIIEIRED is encoded by the coding sequence ATGGCTAAAAAAGTTGTCGTCAATATACATAAACTCACGGAGAAACATAACATCTCACTGCGAGAATTGGCACGCTTGTCTGATATTCGCCACGCTGCATTAAGTGAGCTACAGTCTGGTAAACGAGAGAACATCAACTTTGCTCATATTGAGCGAATTGCGGAAGCGTTGGGTATTGATGACATTAGGGAGATTATTGAGATTCGGGAAGATTAA
- a CDS encoding DUF2089 family protein, with translation MTIKSVPEWMINLDEEDVTFIKKFILQSGSLKQIASIYQVTYPTVRLRLDRLIQKIQITEREDQDPFISLVKRLAINDKIDFETAKLLVNEYHNSKNKGER, from the coding sequence ATGACGATCAAAAGTGTCCCTGAATGGATGATTAATCTCGATGAAGAGGATGTTACATTTATCAAAAAATTCATTCTTCAATCCGGATCGCTGAAGCAAATCGCCTCCATTTATCAAGTTACATACCCGACAGTTCGTCTCAGACTCGACCGATTAATTCAGAAGATCCAGATTACGGAAAGGGAAGATCAGGATCCGTTCATCTCTCTCGTTAAGAGACTGGCCATCAACGATAAGATTGATTTTGAAACAGCCAAGCTGCTTGTCAACGAATACCACAATTCGAAGAATAAAGGAGAGAGGTAA
- a CDS encoding AbrB/MazE/SpoVT family DNA-binding domain-containing protein produces the protein MDHQSKERRVIAMTTATLSKWGNSSAIRIPNQLLKRLNLQEGAEIEILVTADNELLLRPKTNPVESNEELRTHLQTLLSKVKQDARHEEIELGVEGKELF, from the coding sequence TTGGATCATCAATCCAAAGAAAGGCGTGTTATTGCCATGACCACAGCCACACTCAGCAAGTGGGGAAATAGCAGTGCAATTCGTATTCCAAACCAATTGCTTAAGCGCCTCAATCTTCAGGAAGGTGCGGAGATCGAAATTCTGGTAACAGCAGATAATGAATTACTACTGCGGCCTAAGACCAATCCTGTGGAGTCTAATGAAGAGCTTCGTACACATCTACAAACACTTCTGTCCAAAGTAAAGCAGGATGCACGACATGAAGAAATAGAACTGGGCGTGGAAGGGAAAGAATTATTTTGA
- the pstA gene encoding phosphate ABC transporter permease PstA yields the protein MSMRKEVSAGSPYSFSKRRRASVLMDRLFTGTVWGIGIVVILFIIGLLFLLLQKGLPELSWDFLYGLPSEIEEGGGIGPALFNSFYVLIISLLVSIPIGMAAGIYLAEFAPNNKLIEFVRICVEGLSSVPSIIFGLFGIALFVEFFEIGLTILGAAISLAFLNLPVLTRVTEESIRAVPVELRNASFALGSTHLQTIRSVLLPVALNGIMTGICLTAGRAFGESAVIILTAGVSTSGEMWDFNLFSPGGTLAVHLWYIQSEAIVPDAELIAQKTTAVLIFVALLINILFRVPLWLNARKTQV from the coding sequence ATGAGTATGAGAAAAGAGGTAAGCGCGGGTTCCCCTTATTCATTCAGTAAACGCAGAAGAGCTTCTGTGCTGATGGATCGGCTGTTTACGGGCACGGTCTGGGGCATAGGTATCGTTGTCATCCTATTTATCATTGGACTGCTATTTCTTCTGCTGCAAAAAGGCCTTCCAGAGCTGAGCTGGGACTTCTTATATGGGTTACCAAGTGAGATTGAAGAAGGCGGTGGGATTGGGCCGGCACTATTTAATTCATTCTATGTGCTGATTATCTCCTTGCTCGTCTCTATTCCTATCGGTATGGCAGCCGGAATCTATCTGGCGGAATTCGCTCCGAACAATAAACTCATTGAGTTTGTACGGATCTGTGTGGAGGGATTGTCCTCTGTTCCGTCGATTATTTTTGGATTGTTCGGGATTGCCTTATTTGTGGAGTTCTTCGAAATTGGTTTAACCATCTTGGGGGCAGCAATTAGCCTTGCTTTCTTAAATCTGCCGGTGCTGACGAGGGTGACCGAGGAATCGATTCGAGCGGTTCCGGTTGAACTCCGCAATGCATCATTTGCATTAGGTTCAACGCATCTACAGACGATTCGCAGTGTATTACTGCCGGTTGCTCTGAACGGGATTATGACAGGGATCTGCCTTACCGCAGGGCGGGCATTTGGTGAGAGTGCCGTTATTATTTTGACCGCAGGTGTGTCCACTTCGGGGGAGATGTGGGATTTCAATCTGTTCTCGCCGGGGGGAACCCTCGCAGTGCACTTGTGGTATATCCAATCTGAAGCGATTGTACCGGATGCCGAGCTGATTGCACAGAAAACGACGGCTGTACTGATCTTCGTAGCTTTGCTCATTAATATTCTGTTCCGTGTACCACTGTGGTTGAATGCACGCAAGACTCAAGTCTAA
- a CDS encoding TetR/AcrR family transcriptional regulator, with translation MVQAKKDEVRKEIEYAALKVFFEKGYVDAKMSDIANEINISVGNIYTYFKNKKDLFYAVVPPDLVDYLKKVLVETIHFDNQTLFEETDSERKSALLQEQVDVLRKYRNQIVIIFEKNKGTIYTNAKNELVELMIETKKAYLKNQYKRYEIGTEENLILLDILAHNVIDMNLDLLKREMTEDSRKQIFEALYVYRLYGMKSLNE, from the coding sequence ATGGTGCAAGCCAAGAAAGACGAAGTTAGGAAAGAGATTGAATACGCAGCGCTCAAAGTTTTCTTTGAGAAAGGCTATGTGGATGCCAAGATGAGTGATATTGCCAATGAGATTAACATTTCCGTGGGCAATATCTATACCTATTTTAAGAATAAGAAGGATCTATTCTATGCGGTCGTGCCGCCAGATCTGGTGGATTATCTGAAGAAGGTGCTGGTGGAGACGATTCACTTTGATAACCAAACCTTGTTCGAAGAGACCGATAGCGAGCGTAAGTCTGCACTATTGCAGGAACAAGTGGATGTGTTACGGAAGTATCGGAATCAGATCGTCATTATCTTTGAGAAAAATAAAGGCACCATCTACACCAACGCCAAGAATGAACTTGTTGAGCTGATGATCGAGACCAAGAAGGCTTATCTCAAGAATCAATATAAACGGTATGAGATTGGCACTGAAGAAAACTTAATCTTGCTCGATATTCTCGCCCACAACGTGATCGACATGAACCTGGACTTGTTAAAACGCGAGATGACTGAGGACAGCCGCAAACAGATATTTGAAGCGTTGTATGTATACAGACTCTACGGGATGAAGAGCTTGAACGAATAA
- a CDS encoding MFS transporter, whose translation MQLATIFLGFIVFGISENIKGPAIPRIQFDFNLDEKQLGTLLSLNALGYLIACSFTAILVRKWGIKAVSIISFASMILSGVFIYVSHTYPLFASSYFFMYIGNGMLEIALAILGARIFVKNTGMMMNLSHFFYGLSSTVAPLLATGVMSLKVFGHELDWRGMYLVMLSLCLLPIIAALRSKFPGDDLAHEDRTSLKTLTRDPAIWLMVMILSFGVVSELAVGGWLVNFLEKAYTWDTVKASGLLSAFFLAFSLGRLLLGPLTDRIGFVLSLIVFSAFSAICTFAAILGGERLAVLFAVSGAGIAMIYPTVMAFIAKRYPNGSDTAITFTVTLMGVGSVIGNYIIGWVIEGVKQMYGATTQLGLLRGLQAGYGFIGLCAVICAVSGIVLYVYLKRRQELI comes from the coding sequence ATGCAACTGGCAACGATCTTTCTGGGCTTTATCGTATTTGGTATATCGGAAAATATTAAGGGGCCAGCCATTCCGCGCATTCAATTCGACTTCAATCTCGATGAGAAACAGCTCGGTACGTTGTTGTCCCTGAACGCACTAGGGTATCTGATCGCCTGTTCGTTCACGGCTATATTGGTTCGCAAATGGGGCATCAAGGCGGTAAGCATTATTTCGTTTGCCTCCATGATCCTCTCGGGTGTGTTTATTTATGTGTCGCATACATATCCGCTCTTTGCCTCATCCTATTTCTTCATGTACATCGGTAACGGGATGCTTGAAATCGCACTAGCGATTCTGGGTGCACGGATTTTTGTGAAAAACACAGGTATGATGATGAACTTATCTCATTTCTTCTATGGATTGAGTTCAACAGTTGCTCCGTTGCTCGCGACAGGAGTGATGTCCCTGAAGGTGTTTGGACACGAACTGGATTGGCGCGGCATGTATCTGGTGATGCTGTCACTCTGTCTATTGCCGATCATTGCGGCACTGCGTAGCAAGTTTCCAGGGGATGATCTTGCTCACGAAGATCGGACTTCTCTCAAGACATTAACGCGTGATCCAGCGATCTGGCTGATGGTGATGATTCTTTCTTTTGGCGTAGTATCGGAGCTTGCGGTTGGGGGTTGGCTCGTTAACTTCCTGGAGAAAGCCTATACATGGGACACCGTGAAAGCTTCTGGATTGTTATCTGCGTTCTTCCTCGCTTTCTCGCTGGGACGTTTGTTGCTTGGACCACTGACAGACCGGATCGGATTTGTATTGTCCCTGATTGTGTTCTCGGCATTCTCGGCAATATGTACGTTTGCGGCTATCTTGGGAGGAGAGCGTCTAGCTGTACTGTTCGCTGTATCTGGCGCAGGTATTGCGATGATCTATCCTACCGTTATGGCGTTTATCGCCAAGCGTTATCCGAATGGCAGTGATACCGCGATAACCTTCACTGTCACCCTAATGGGGGTTGGTAGTGTTATTGGTAACTATATAATCGGCTGGGTCATTGAAGGCGTGAAGCAAATGTACGGTGCGACAACGCAGCTCGGTCTACTGCGCGGACTTCAGGCGGGCTATGGATTTATTGGACTGTGTGCAGTCATCTGTGCGGTGTCTGGCATCGTGTTGTACGTGTATTTGAAAAGAAGACAGGAACTCATCTGA